In Acidobacteriota bacterium, the DNA window GACCTCGCGGTCCGGGGCGCTTCGTGCTTCTAGAGGGGGCCAGTCTGGAGGAGACGACTCAGGTGCGCCGGTGCAGCCAGCCGCGCATCTTCTCGCGGAATTTCTCGAAGCGGTGCCAAACCGAGGGCCAACGCTGGAAGCCCCGGCGCAGTAGCTTGTAGACCATCTCGCTGGCCAGGGAGAGCACCGCGGCGCCGAAGAGAATGGTGGCGATCCCCTGGATCCCCGGCAGCACCAGGCCGGCGATGCCGACGAGCAAGAGCAGCCAACCCACCATCAACAGGCTGATTCGCACCCAGAGGGGAAGAGGGCGCTGAGACGCCTCCTCCACAGCTCCCTCGGCATCCTCCTCCGGTGCCCCCTCGTAACGGGACACCGGGGGGGCTTGAGATGGGTCTTCGGGGGGCTGCTGCTCACTCATTCCATGGCTCCTGAGTCGGTTGGCGGCAGCTCCGCCGCCACACCGCCCATGGAGACTAGCATCGAGAGGGCACATCCCGCCGGCGCCGGCTGTTGACAAACCGCACCGATCCAGTCCAGAATACTCAAGAGCTATTGAGATTACGTCTCAATAAGGAATTTGAAGGCCGGACGAGCTTCAAAGTCCGGCAACGATTATGGAACGCGAACGACGCCAATTTCTCGACTTCCTCCGCTCCCGCGGCCACCGAGTGACCCGGGAACGGCGTGCCCTGTTCAACGAGATCTTCTCCCAGCATCGCCACCTCGACGCCGAGACCCTGCTCGAGGCGATGCAGGAAAAAGGACTGAAGATCTCCCGGGCCACGGTGTACCGGAATCTCGACCTGTTGGTGGAGTGCGGCCTGGTGCGCAAGCAGCGCCTGGGGCGCAACCGCTTCCTCTACGAGCACGTCCACACCGGCCAGCGCCACGACCACCTGGTGTGCCGCGACTGCGGCCGGGTGGTGGAGTTCGTCAGCGCCGGCATCGCCGCTCTGCAATCCGAGATCTGCCGCGCCCATGGCTTCGATCCTCAGCAATACAGCCTGCAGATCTCCAGCCTCTGTAACGAATGTGCCCACCACCGTTCCGAGGAGTCCGATGCCGGCGATTCCGACGCCGAAGAACGAGTCTCCCAATCGGCAGCGGCGGCAGCCACTTCCTAACCCAGCTTCCCGAGGACCCGTGATCATGTTCAACGCCCGAACCGTCTCGACTCGTCGCCCGCAAGCTCTTTGGCTGCCGGCGCTGCTGTGCCTGCTCCTTCTCCCCCTCAAGGCCACCGCTCAGGAGCCCGAAGCTCAGAGGACTGGAGATTCCGGAGAGCTCGCCGCCGCGGCGGCTCCAAACGCCCAAGACGAAGCGGCGAGGGACGAAGCGAAGAGCGGCGAGGCGGAGAGCGAAGATTCTCAGAGGCGCCAGCGCCGCATCATCCACGATCGCGTGAGCGTGGTGGGCAGCCAGGAAGCGGCGCGGGAGATCCCCGGCTCCGCCCACTTCCTGAGCCAGGAACAGCTCGAGGAACAGTCCTACTCCGACGTCCACCGCATCCTCACCGCCGTCCCCGGCGTGTACTTCCAGGAAGAGGACGGGCTGGGTCTGCGCCCCAATATCGGCATCCGCGGCACCGGCGTCGAGCGCAGCTCCAAGATCACCCTGATGGAGGACGGCGTGCTCATCGCGCCGGCCCCCTACACCGCGCCCTCCGCCTACTATTTCCCCACCGCCGGCCGCATGGAAGGCATCGAGGTGCGCAAGGGCTCCTCGGCGATTCAATTCGGTCCGCGCACCAACGGCGGTGTCCTCAACCTCATCTCCCGCAGCGCGCCGGCCCAGCTGGGCGGCCGGGTGGAGCTCGCCGGTGGTGATCACGACACCCGCCGCGGCCACATCTACGCCGGCGACAGCGGCGAGCGCTTCTCCTGGGTGGCCGAGAGCTACCAACTGCACAGCGAGGGCTTCAAGAACCTGGACGGCGGCGGCGACACCGGTGTG includes these proteins:
- a CDS encoding TonB-dependent receptor plug domain-containing protein, whose translation is MFNARTVSTRRPQALWLPALLCLLLLPLKATAQEPEAQRTGDSGELAAAAAPNAQDEAARDEAKSGEAESEDSQRRQRRIIHDRVSVVGSQEAAREIPGSAHFLSQEQLEEQSYSDVHRILTAVPGVYFQEEDGLGLRPNIGIRGTGVERSSKITLMEDGVLIAPAPYTAPSAYYFPTAGRMEGIEVRKGSSAIQFGPRTNGGVLNLISRSAPAQLGGRVELAGGDHDTRRGHIYAGDSGERFSWVAESYQLHSEGFKNLDGGGDTGVELEDYLLKLRVTSAPTAAHYQALELKLGKTLQDGNETYLGITESDFLDTPYRRYAASALDNIEADHEQIQLSHFLQLSSKLDLTTVAYNNDFFRDWFKNESVLGVSNATVLANPELYARELAILRGEEDSPE
- a CDS encoding PGPGW domain-containing protein; this encodes MSEQQPPEDPSQAPPVSRYEGAPEEDAEGAVEEASQRPLPLWVRISLLMVGWLLLLVGIAGLVLPGIQGIATILFGAAVLSLASEMVYKLLRRGFQRWPSVWHRFEKFREKMRGWLHRRT
- a CDS encoding Fur family transcriptional regulator; protein product: MERERRQFLDFLRSRGHRVTRERRALFNEIFSQHRHLDAETLLEAMQEKGLKISRATVYRNLDLLVECGLVRKQRLGRNRFLYEHVHTGQRHDHLVCRDCGRVVEFVSAGIAALQSEICRAHGFDPQQYSLQISSLCNECAHHRSEESDAGDSDAEERVSQSAAAAATS